A region of the Microaerobacter geothermalis genome:
ACTGGTTCTTTTGAAAGCTCAACTACCTCCCAAAAACCCCGTTCATTTAGATGAGAAACATCAACAATCATATGAAGGCGGTTCATTTCTTGAACTAGCTCTTTACCAAATTGAGAAAGTCCTCCGCCTGATGACTCCAATGCACCTGATGCAGCTTCATTCTGATAATTCCAAGTTAATCCAACTGCTCTTACCCCTAAGCGATAAAGGGTTCTTAAGTGAACTAAATTTCCCTGTATTGCCTCTGCACCCTCCAACGAAAGAAGTGCGCCATGTTGATTCAGGTTCATCAGTTCTTCCAGATCCTCTTGATTTAATATGATTTTCCATCTTGGTTGTGATATTACTTGTCTGTAAAATATGTCTACCATATCTAATGCAACAGAAAATTTTGCGCTTGGATGGGTTAGTGGAGGAACAAATATAGCAAAGGTCTGAAGGGCAATACTGGACTTGTCCAACCTCATGGCGTTTATTTGAACGTTTTCATTCTCCAAACTAAAGGTAACCTCAGCGTTCTCCCATGCTCTTAATAAGAAATCACAGTGAAAATCAATCACTTTCATGTTACTATCCTCCTAAACAACAAAAACCTGTTTACCCAAAAATGGAATAAACAGGTGCAAAAAAATTTATCTTGGTTCTACGATTAATTTGATGGCTGTCCGTTCTTCCCCATCGATCATAATGTCTGTGAAAGCTGGAATACAGATAAGGTCAACACCGCTCGGCGCAACAAACCCTCTTGCAATCGCTACTGCTTTCACTGCTTGATTAAGTGCCCCTGCACCTATCGCTTGAATTTCAGCTGCACCGCGTTCACGGAGCACACCGGCAAGGGCACCTGCAACAGAGTTAGGATTAGACTTTGCTGAAACTTTTAATACTTCCATTATCCTTTGTACCTCCTTAAGATGGTTTAAACCCTCTATATTTATATTCGAGATCATAGAAAAAATTCCTGCAAATAGCTTATAAAAATTCTTAAAATTCGGACCTCATCTCCTTATAGGGACGGAACTTCTTCCACAATATGTATTTTTTCAATCTGAGTAGCTTGTCCTGTTTCCGGAGAAAGTTGAATGACTACAGCATTTAATTGTGAACTTCCTTTTTCTACGACATCAAAGCGAACCGGCAGTTGGGTAATAAATTTTTTAATCACTGCTTCTTTTTCCATACCTAAAATTCCATCGTATGATCCCACCATTCCCACATCAGTAATATATGCCGTTCCCTTTGGCAGTATTCTAGCGTCAGATGTCTGGACATGGGTATGGGTTCCTACAACGGCTGAAACTCTTCCATCCAAATACCAACCCATAGCCAACTTTTCCGAAGTTGCTTCTCCATGGAAATCAACCAAAATATATTTTGTACGATTGCCAATGATTTGAAGGATTTCATCCGCCTTACGGAAGGGACAATCAATGGAAGGAAGGAACGTTCTTCCCTGCAAATTAATCACAGCTAATTCTTTATTATTTGACTTGAGAAAAGTATAGCCTAACCCCGGAGTCCCTTTTGGAAAATTAGCAGGCCTTACCATTTTTTTCTCCTCGTCGATAAAATCAAAAATTTCCTTATTATCCCAGGTGT
Encoded here:
- a CDS encoding dipeptidase, with product MKVIDFHCDFLLRAWENAEVTFSLENENVQINAMRLDKSSIALQTFAIFVPPLTHPSAKFSVALDMVDIFYRQVISQPRWKIILNQEDLEELMNLNQHGALLSLEGAEAIQGNLVHLRTLYRLGVRAVGLTWNYQNEAASGALESSGGGLSQFGKELVQEMNRLHMIVDVSHLNERGFWEVVELSKEPVIASHSNCWTIHPHLRNLKDEQLKALFELNGVIGMVFYPPFVSNKEVVKIIDIIRHIEHACELGGENHIGFGSDFDGVDSFVTGLEHPGHFYHLINELLKHYSESQVKKFSYLNWYHLLQRVLPKKN
- the spoVS gene encoding stage V sporulation protein SpoVS, yielding MEVLKVSAKSNPNSVAGALAGVLRERGAAEIQAIGAGALNQAVKAVAIARGFVAPSGVDLICIPAFTDIMIDGEERTAIKLIVEPR
- a CDS encoding TIGR00282 family metallophosphoesterase → MRLLFIGDIVGSLGRGTLQRLLPELKRKYQPTFTVVNGENAAGGRGINLKIARKFFEWGVQGITLGNHTWDNKEIFDFIDEEKKMVRPANFPKGTPGLGYTFLKSNNKELAVINLQGRTFLPSIDCPFRKADEILQIIGNRTKYILVDFHGEATSEKLAMGWYLDGRVSAVVGTHTHVQTSDARILPKGTAYITDVGMVGSYDGILGMEKEAVIKKFITQLPVRFDVVEKGSSQLNAVVIQLSPETGQATQIEKIHIVEEVPSL